One Streptomyces umbrinus genomic window, CGGCGACCATCTGCGGGTCTTCGACCTGCCGGACGGCTGGCCGACGGACGGTGGGGCCGTGCTCCGTTTCGACGGGGTGGAGTCGTGTGCCCGGGTGTGGCTGAACGGGACGGACATCGGTGAGTTCAAGGGGTCCCGGCTGGCGCACGAGTTCGCGGTCGGGCACCTCCTGAAGGCGTCGGGGAACGTGCTCGCCGTCCGGGTGCACCAGTGGTCGGCGGGCTCGTACCTGGAGGACCAGGACCAGTGGTGGCTGCCCGGCATCTTCCGGGACGTCACGCTGCTGCACCGGCCGGCGGGCAGCGCGCTCGACTTCTTCGTGCACGCCTCGTACGACCATCTCGAAGGCACCGGGACCCTGCGCGTCGACTCCGATGTCGACGGGCGGGTGACCGTGCCCGAGCTGGACATCGATGTCGCGACGGGCGAGTCGGTGACCGTGCCGGTCCGGCCGTGGACCGCCGAGACTCCCCGGCTGTACGACGGGACGCTGGTCACCGAGGGCGAGCGGGTGCCGCTCAGGATCGGTTTCCGTACGGTCGAGCTGGCGGACGGCCTGATCAAGGTGAACGGAACGGCGGTCCTGTTCAAGGGCGTCAACCGGCACGAGTGGCATCCCGAGACCGGCCGCGCCCTGGACCTGGAGACCATGCGTGAGGACGTGCTGCTGATGAAGCGGCACAACATCAACGCCGTGCGCACCTCCCACTATCCGCCGCACCCGGCCTTCCTCGACCTGTGCGACGAGTACGGGCTGTGGGTCGTCGACGAGTGCGACCTGGAGACCCACGGCTTCACCGAACAGGCCTGGCGGGACAACCCGGTGGACGACGAGCGCTGGACACCGGCGCTCCTGGACCGGGTGTCCCGCATGGTCGAGCGCGACAAGAACCACCCGTCGATCGTCATCTGGTCTCTGGGCAACGAGGCGGGCACCGGGCGCGGGCTGACCGCGATGGCCGAGTGGATCCGTGGCCGTGACCGCTCACGGCTCATCCACTACGAGGGCGACTGGAACTGCCGCGACACGGACATGTACTCGCGGATGTACGCGGACCACGCCGAGGTCGAGCGGATCGGGAAGGGCCTCGACGGCGGTCCGCTCAAGCGGCGCCAACTGCCGTTCATCCAGTGCGAGTACGGGCACGCCATGGGCAACGGCCCGGGCGGACTCGCCGACTACCAGCGGATCTTCGAGGCGCACGACCGCATCCAGGGCGGCTTTATCTGGGAGTGGATCGACCACGGCGTCAAGGACGAGCGGTACGGCTTCGCGTACGGCGGTGACTTCGGGGAGGAGCTGCACGACGGGAACTTCGTCTGCGACGGGCTGCTCTTCCCGGACCGCAGGGCCTCACCGGGGCTCCGTGAGTACAAGAAGGTCATCGAGCCGGTCCGTATCGAGGGCGATGGCACGAACGGCACGGTACGGATGACGAACGCGTACGACTTCGCCGACCTCTCGCACCTGGCGTTCGAGTTCTCGTACCAGGTGGACGGATTTCCCACAGGTGCGCACTGGCTCACCGTGCCCTCGCTCGCGCCAGGGGAGTCGGCCGAGGTCAAGCTGCCGGCGACCGCGCCCGACGGTCAGGGCGAGGAGGTCCAGTGGACGGTCCGCGCGCTGCTCGCCGAGGACACTGCCTGGGCGGGCCGCAGCCACGAGGTGGCGTGGGCGCAGCAGACCGTCACGCCGCGCGGGCCCCTTCCGGCGGCCACCGGCGCGCGGCCCGCGGCCGACAGCGACCGGATCACCCTCGGCCCCGGCTCCTTCGACGCCCGCACCGGCGCGCTGCGGACCATCGGCACGACGGAGGTCACCGGCCTGCGCCTGGACGTGTGGCGCGCCACCACCGACAACGACGACGGCGCGTCCTGGCAGGACGGCGTCCGCAACGGCGTGGAGTGGCGCAAGCTGGGCCTGCACCGTATGCAACACCGGCTGGACGCGGTGGAGTTGACGGACGGCGCGCTGACCGTACGGACCCGGGTGGCACCGGCCGCCCGGGAGGTGGGCCTGCGCACCGTGTACCGGTGGACGTCCGACGGGACACGGCTGCGCCTGACCGTCTCGGTCGCTCCCGAGGGCGACTGGACGGTGCCGCTGCCCAGGCTCGGCATCCGACTGGGGCTGCCGGCGTCGTTCGGGGAGAACGTGACGTGGTTCGGCAGTGGTGGCGAGGCGTACCCGGACACCAGGGCCGCGGCGAAGACACTCCTGTGGGACACGACCGTCGAGGACCTGCAGACACCGTACGTGCGCCCGCAGGAGAACGGCGCCCGCGCCGACGTCCGCTGGGCCGAGGTCGGAGACCTGCGGTTCGAGGGCGACCCGGAGTTCTGGTTCACCGCGCGGCAGTGGACGACCGAGCAGCTGGACGCGGCCCGGCACCTGACCGACCTCACGCCGGGCGACACCGTTTGGGTCAACCTCGACCACGGTCAGCAGGGCATCGGCTCGCAGTCGTGCGGTCCCGGCGTGCTGCCGCAGTACCGGCTGCGGGTTCAACCGGCTGAATTCTCCTTTGTGTTCTCAACGGTCGACGACTGACACTGTTACCGGTCACATGGCCGTCCGGCTCCCCCAGCCGGACGGCCGTGTCCGTGTGTCTCCCGCTCCCCCGGAGGTTCCCCGCGTGATCGGTTCCATCGAGGTCCGTGGCCTGTCCCGGACCTTCCACACCACCGTGCGCCGCCCCGGTCTCATGGGCGCCGTCAGGTCTCTCGTCAATCCGGAACGGGTCGCCAAGGACGCCGTCTCCGACATCACCTTCGACGTCGCCCCCGGCGAACTCCTCGCCCTGCTCGGGCCGAACGGCGCGGGCAAGTCCACCACCATCAAGATGCTCACCGGCATCCTCACCCCGACGTCCGGCGAGGCACGGGTCGCGGGCGTGGTCCCGTACCAGGAGCGCGAGCGCAACGCGCGCAACATCGGGGCCGTGTTCGGGCAGCGCACCCAGCTGTGGTGGGACCTTCCGGTGCGGGAGTCCTTCGCGATCCTGCGCGACATCTACGACGTTCCCGAGGACGAACACCGCACGCGTCTGCGGGAGTTCGACGAGCTGCTCGACCTGTCCTCCTTCTGGGACACCCGGGTACGGCACCTCTCGCTCGGACAGCGCGTGCGCTCCGACCTGGCCGCGGCGCTGCTGCACGATCCGCGGGTGGTGTTCCTGGACGAACCCACCATCGGCATGGACGTGGTGGTCAAGGAACAGGTCCGCGAGTTCCTCCGGTACCAGGTGGAGCAGCGCGGGCGGACGGTGCTGCTCACCACGCACGACATGACGGAGGTCGAGCGGCTCGCCGAGCGGGTCGTCCTGATCAACCACGGGCGGCTCGTCCTGGACGGCACGCTGGACGAGATCCGGCGCAAGTTCGGCTCGACCTGGCAGGTGCGGGTCACCCTCGCCGACCCGCACGCGCCCGTCGAGGCGCTGCCGGGGATGGTGCTGGTGCGCCACGAGGGCCCGCAGGTGGTGTTCGGACCCGACGGGCCCACGGCGCCTGCCATGCACCAGGCGCTGAAGCAGGTCATCGAGCGGTACGAGGTGACCGACATCGCGCTGGACGAGGCCGACCTGGAGGACGTGATGCGTGCCGCGTACGTCCAGGCGGGCGACGAGTGACCATGGCCGTCCTCCAGGGCTGGCGGGCCGCCCGCGTCACCCCGCTCGGCGAACTCCACACCCCGCCACGCATGACCGCCGCGCTGCTCCGGCTCACGGTGCAGGTGGTGCTGGTCGCCTCACTGTGGCACGGCCTGTACTCGGCCACCGGCACGACGGCCGGCCTGACCAAGGACCAGGCGGTCACGTATGCCGTTCTGGCCGTACTGGCCACCCGAATAAGGGAGTTGGACCAGTACGCGGGCCGGGACACCGTGCTCCAGCACATGCACTTCGGCACGATCATCTACTGGTATCTGCGCCCGCTCCCGCCCCAGCGCTACTACGCGCTGCGGGCGCTCGGCGAGCAGCTGTACGGGCTGGTGTGGGTGCTCGCCGGATACGTGATCTGTCT contains:
- a CDS encoding glycoside hydrolase family 2 TIM barrel-domain containing protein, with translation MSLRTTHSSDVGYVEDVSPGSGALPPRAWYASSDADSLSLNGSWRLRLSATADAEDESFAAEGFDAGDWPEVRVPGHWVLQGDGGFGAPIYTNHLYPFPVDPPRVPTQNPTGDHLRVFDLPDGWPTDGGAVLRFDGVESCARVWLNGTDIGEFKGSRLAHEFAVGHLLKASGNVLAVRVHQWSAGSYLEDQDQWWLPGIFRDVTLLHRPAGSALDFFVHASYDHLEGTGTLRVDSDVDGRVTVPELDIDVATGESVTVPVRPWTAETPRLYDGTLVTEGERVPLRIGFRTVELADGLIKVNGTAVLFKGVNRHEWHPETGRALDLETMREDVLLMKRHNINAVRTSHYPPHPAFLDLCDEYGLWVVDECDLETHGFTEQAWRDNPVDDERWTPALLDRVSRMVERDKNHPSIVIWSLGNEAGTGRGLTAMAEWIRGRDRSRLIHYEGDWNCRDTDMYSRMYADHAEVERIGKGLDGGPLKRRQLPFIQCEYGHAMGNGPGGLADYQRIFEAHDRIQGGFIWEWIDHGVKDERYGFAYGGDFGEELHDGNFVCDGLLFPDRRASPGLREYKKVIEPVRIEGDGTNGTVRMTNAYDFADLSHLAFEFSYQVDGFPTGAHWLTVPSLAPGESAEVKLPATAPDGQGEEVQWTVRALLAEDTAWAGRSHEVAWAQQTVTPRGPLPAATGARPAADSDRITLGPGSFDARTGALRTIGTTEVTGLRLDVWRATTDNDDGASWQDGVRNGVEWRKLGLHRMQHRLDAVELTDGALTVRTRVAPAAREVGLRTVYRWTSDGTRLRLTVSVAPEGDWTVPLPRLGIRLGLPASFGENVTWFGSGGEAYPDTRAAAKTLLWDTTVEDLQTPYVRPQENGARADVRWAEVGDLRFEGDPEFWFTARQWTTEQLDAARHLTDLTPGDTVWVNLDHGQQGIGSQSCGPGVLPQYRLRVQPAEFSFVFSTVDD
- a CDS encoding ABC transporter ATP-binding protein; translation: MIGSIEVRGLSRTFHTTVRRPGLMGAVRSLVNPERVAKDAVSDITFDVAPGELLALLGPNGAGKSTTIKMLTGILTPTSGEARVAGVVPYQERERNARNIGAVFGQRTQLWWDLPVRESFAILRDIYDVPEDEHRTRLREFDELLDLSSFWDTRVRHLSLGQRVRSDLAAALLHDPRVVFLDEPTIGMDVVVKEQVREFLRYQVEQRGRTVLLTTHDMTEVERLAERVVLINHGRLVLDGTLDEIRRKFGSTWQVRVTLADPHAPVEALPGMVLVRHEGPQVVFGPDGPTAPAMHQALKQVIERYEVTDIALDEADLEDVMRAAYVQAGDE